In Gigantopelta aegis isolate Gae_Host chromosome 14, Gae_host_genome, whole genome shotgun sequence, the following proteins share a genomic window:
- the LOC121389067 gene encoding uncharacterized protein LOC121389067, with protein sequence MFFKTYSINIGRNYGIRLLLQLILFATVLVLVESLNCVEISTFIRENSFSNLLLTEGRIRTHVGVQNDGDCAVRCEINPDCKSFFFNKNSRTCQTNSVIHLTTAGSVFDQGSLYFRTKTECHGPPSVPRAQPQFDVNSPPNATGAVHV encoded by the exons atgttttttaaaacatattccaTTAACATTGGAAGAAACTATGGCATTCGTTTACTACTTCAACTGATCCTTTTTGCAACAGTTCTAGTGTTAGTGGAATCTTTGAACTGTGTTGAGATTTCCACCTTTATAAGAGAGAACTCTTTCTCCAACTTACTCCTGACGGAGGGCAGAATACGAACCCATGTCGGCGTGCAGAATGATGGTGACTGCGCCGTGAGATGTGAAATAAACCCAGACTGTAAATCTTTCTTCTTCAACAAGAACTCTCGCACCTGCCAGACCAACTCTGTGATTCACCTGACGACAGCTGGGTCAGTATTCGACCAAGGGTCGCTTTACTTCAGGACAAAAACGG AGTGTCATGGACCGCCGTCAGTACCACGCGCTCAACCCCAGTTCGACGTGAACTCTCCTCCAAACGCCACAGGAGCGGTACACGTGTGA